The Alphaproteobacteria bacterium genome contains a region encoding:
- a CDS encoding ABC transporter ATP-binding protein, with amino-acid sequence MTPSDVIGEPPRPADLPRALALEAVHMSKAFGANKALDDVSLKVEAGELHALLGENGAGKSTLVKCVMGFYHADSGQLMIDGREQLVDGPRAAQALGIGMVYQHFTLVPGMTVLENFVLSRARLPAVLDWKAERAKLEAFLAKMPFKVPLDAYAADLAAGDKQKVEILRQLYLDNRFLILDEPTSVLTPGEATEVLGLLRAMTRAKSITVMMITHKMREVMAFADRVTVLRQGRLVGSADVATGSPEQFAAMMIGDGEVAPPASRAQRDAGAVRLKVDGLAVTNEAGKRMLRGATLDVRAGEIVGIAGVSGNGQRELVEILAGQRLADEGGIAIDGKAYGATRAEASALGVACLPEEPLRNACVGAMSVAENMAFRDFDRPPHAKGGWWLQPGSMRDRARGLISTFKVRTPGPDAPIGTLSGGNVQRAVLGRELGRAARVLVVANPCFGLDFVAVAETRKRIVEARDSGAAVLLVSEDLDEIFELSDRVLVMFEGRIAYDAPIAEARPDIVGHHMAGH; translated from the coding sequence ATGACGCCGTCGGACGTCATCGGCGAGCCGCCGCGCCCCGCCGACCTGCCGCGCGCGCTGGCGCTGGAGGCCGTGCACATGAGCAAGGCCTTCGGCGCCAACAAGGCGCTCGACGACGTGTCGCTGAAGGTCGAGGCCGGCGAGTTGCACGCGTTGCTGGGCGAGAACGGCGCCGGCAAGAGCACCCTGGTGAAATGCGTGATGGGCTTCTATCACGCCGACAGCGGCCAGCTGATGATCGACGGCCGCGAACAGCTGGTCGACGGGCCGCGCGCGGCGCAGGCGCTGGGCATCGGCATGGTCTACCAGCACTTCACGCTGGTGCCGGGCATGACGGTGCTGGAGAACTTCGTGCTGTCGCGCGCCCGGCTGCCGGCGGTGCTCGACTGGAAGGCCGAACGCGCGAAGCTCGAGGCCTTCCTCGCGAAGATGCCGTTCAAGGTGCCGCTCGACGCGTATGCCGCCGACCTCGCCGCCGGCGACAAGCAGAAGGTCGAGATACTGCGCCAGCTCTATCTCGACAACCGGTTCCTCATCTTGGACGAGCCGACCTCGGTGCTGACGCCGGGCGAGGCGACGGAAGTGCTCGGCCTGCTGCGCGCCATGACGCGCGCGAAGTCGATCACCGTGATGATGATCACCCACAAGATGCGCGAGGTGATGGCCTTCGCCGACCGCGTCACCGTGCTGCGCCAGGGCAGGCTGGTCGGCAGCGCCGATGTCGCCACGGGATCGCCCGAGCAGTTCGCGGCGATGATGATCGGCGACGGCGAAGTCGCACCGCCGGCTTCGCGCGCTCAACGCGACGCCGGCGCGGTGCGGCTGAAGGTCGACGGCCTCGCGGTCACCAACGAGGCCGGCAAGCGCATGCTGCGCGGCGCCACGCTCGACGTGCGCGCCGGCGAGATCGTCGGCATCGCCGGCGTCTCCGGCAACGGCCAGCGCGAGCTGGTCGAGATCCTTGCCGGCCAGCGCTTAGCCGACGAAGGCGGCATCGCCATCGATGGCAAGGCCTATGGTGCCACGCGCGCCGAGGCCTCGGCGCTCGGCGTCGCCTGCCTGCCCGAGGAGCCGCTGCGCAACGCCTGCGTCGGCGCCATGAGCGTGGCCGAGAACATGGCGTTCCGCGATTTCGACCGCCCGCCGCACGCCAAAGGCGGCTGGTGGCTGCAGCCCGGCTCGATGCGCGACCGTGCGCGCGGCCTGATCTCGACCTTCAAGGTGCGCACGCCCGGCCCCGACGCGCCGATCGGCACGCTGTCGGGCGGCAACGTGCAGCGCGCCGTGCTCGGCCGCGAGCTCGGCCGGGCCGCGCGCGTGCTGGTGGTCGCCAATCCCTGCTTCGGGCTGGACTTCGTCGCGGTGGCCGAGACACGCAAGCGCATCGTCGAGGCGCGCGATTCCGGCGCCGCGGTGCTGCTGGTCAGCGAGGACCTGGACGAGATCTTCGAGCTCAGCGACCGCGTGCTGGTGATGTTCGAGGGCCGCATCGCCTACGACGCGCCAATCGCCGAGGCGCGCCCCGACATCGTCGGCCACCACATGGCTGGTCATTGA
- a CDS encoding cysteine hydrolase, with the protein MPVIDAQPYAFEFPAGKLGLIVIDMQRDFVEPGGFGATLGNDVRPVAAIVPAVRRLLDSARRAKLPIIHTRECHRPDLSDCPPAKLTRGKPALRIGDPGPMGRILIAGEPGADIVPELAALPGEIVLDKPGKGAFHATPLDATLAGLGITHLLFAGVTTEVCVQTTMREANDRGYECLLVEDCTESYFPEFKRATLDMIRAQGAIVGWTAPLAKVLPAL; encoded by the coding sequence ATGCCCGTGATCGACGCCCAGCCCTATGCCTTCGAGTTCCCCGCCGGCAAGCTCGGCCTGATCGTCATCGACATGCAGCGCGACTTCGTCGAGCCCGGCGGCTTCGGTGCGACGCTTGGCAACGACGTGCGTCCCGTCGCGGCGATCGTGCCTGCGGTGCGTCGGCTGCTCGACAGCGCGCGCAGGGCGAAGCTGCCGATCATCCATACGCGCGAATGCCATCGGCCCGACCTGTCGGATTGCCCGCCGGCCAAGCTGACGCGCGGCAAGCCCGCGCTGCGCATCGGCGATCCCGGCCCGATGGGCCGCATCCTCATCGCCGGCGAGCCGGGCGCCGACATCGTGCCAGAGCTCGCCGCGCTGCCCGGCGAGATCGTGCTCGACAAGCCGGGCAAGGGTGCCTTCCACGCCACGCCGCTCGACGCCACGCTCGCCGGCCTGGGCATCACCCATCTGCTGTTCGCCGGCGTCACGACAGAAGTCTGCGTGCAGACGACGATGCGCGAGGCCAACGACCGCGGCTATGAGTGCCTGCTGGTCGAGGACTGCACCGAGAGCTACTTCCCCGAGTTCAAGCGCGCCACGCTCGACATGATCCGTGCCCAGGGCGCCATCGTCGGCTGGACGGCGCCGCTCGCGAAGGTGCTGCCCGCGCTGTAA
- a CDS encoding MFS transporter, with amino-acid sequence MMTLAMGMRQNLGLFQKPAAEGLGIAVADFAFAVAVQQVAWGVTQPFAGMLADRFGTRWVAIGGSTMYILGLYLAATATSALHITIGVGLLIGTALSCTSSSITSNIAARVVRPQRRTLAFGIVGAAGSVGSLLTAPLAQYMLSTEGWRAGLWAFAILGLAMLPAAFIGGGADRLPNGTAADREMTIRAALGEARSHGGFVIMACAYFVCGLQLVFLTTHLPTYLASCGMDGAYYGALALMLIGGFNILSSWGAGWLGDRFPKRYLLGGLYLSRSAVLALYFMIPPTPATTLIFAAAMGILWLGVIPLVNGLVVQIFGLRYLSTITGFAFLSHQAGSFLGAWGGGYLYDLMGNYETAWKIGVLIGLIAGTAQLLMNDRPTARVAAQGGAA; translated from the coding sequence ATGATGACCCTGGCCATGGGCATGCGTCAGAACCTCGGCCTGTTCCAGAAGCCGGCGGCCGAGGGGCTCGGCATCGCCGTCGCCGATTTCGCCTTCGCCGTCGCGGTGCAGCAGGTCGCCTGGGGCGTGACGCAGCCCTTCGCCGGCATGCTCGCGGACCGCTTCGGCACGCGCTGGGTCGCCATCGGCGGCAGCACGATGTACATCCTCGGACTCTACCTCGCCGCGACCGCCACGAGCGCGCTGCACATCACCATCGGCGTCGGCCTGCTGATCGGCACGGCGCTCTCCTGCACCAGCTCGAGCATCACCTCCAACATCGCCGCGCGCGTGGTCAGGCCGCAACGCCGTACCCTTGCCTTCGGCATCGTCGGCGCCGCCGGCTCGGTCGGGAGTCTGCTCACTGCGCCGCTGGCGCAGTACATGCTGAGCACCGAGGGCTGGCGTGCCGGGCTGTGGGCCTTCGCCATCCTCGGCCTGGCAATGCTGCCCGCCGCCTTCATCGGCGGCGGCGCAGACCGCCTGCCCAACGGCACCGCCGCCGACCGCGAGATGACGATCCGCGCTGCGCTGGGCGAAGCACGCAGCCATGGCGGCTTCGTCATCATGGCCTGCGCCTACTTCGTCTGCGGCCTGCAGCTGGTGTTCCTTACCACCCACCTGCCGACCTATCTGGCGAGCTGCGGCATGGACGGCGCCTATTACGGCGCGCTGGCGCTGATGCTGATCGGCGGCTTCAACATCCTGAGCTCGTGGGGCGCCGGCTGGCTCGGCGACCGCTTCCCCAAGCGCTACCTGCTGGGCGGCCTGTATCTGTCGCGCTCGGCCGTGCTGGCGCTCTATTTCATGATCCCGCCGACGCCGGCGACGACGCTGATCTTCGCCGCCGCCATGGGCATCCTGTGGCTGGGCGTGATCCCGCTGGTCAACGGCCTGGTCGTGCAGATCTTCGGCCTGCGCTACCTCTCGACCATCACCGGCTTCGCCTTCCTCAGCCACCAGGCCGGCTCCTTCCTCGGCGCCTGGGGCGGCGGCTACCTCTACGACCTGATGGGCAACTACGAGACGGCCTGGAAGATCGGCGTGCTGATCGGCCTGATCGCCGGCACCGCCCAGCTGCTGATGAACGACAGGCCCACGGCGAGGGTCGCGGCGCAGGGCGGGGCAGCTTGA
- a CDS encoding AbrB/MazE/SpoVT family DNA-binding domain-containing protein yields the protein MKVKVTTVGNSVGVVLPKEVLARLKIEKGDTLTLVETPNGIELTPYDAEFDAVMEAARKGMRKYRNALRELAK from the coding sequence ATGAAAGTCAAGGTCACAACCGTCGGCAACTCGGTGGGAGTCGTCCTACCGAAGGAAGTTCTGGCGCGGCTGAAGATCGAGAAGGGTGACACGCTGACCCTTGTCGAGACGCCGAACGGTATCGAACTGACGCCCTATGATGCGGAATTCGACGCGGTGATGGAGGCCGCGCGCAAAGGCATGCGCAAGTATCGAAACGCGCTGCGCGAACTTGCAAAGTGA
- a CDS encoding type II toxin-antitoxin system death-on-curing family toxin, giving the protein MTRPSRIWQWLPLRAVLAMHVEQIAEHGGSSGTRDQGLLESALARPQHLATYGGPDAADLAAAYAFGIARNHPFVDGNKRTAFTAAYAFLAHNGFDLNATEVDAALVFTELAAGRLDEPTLAAWYRRHLAEG; this is encoded by the coding sequence GTGACTCGGCCATCGCGCATCTGGCAATGGCTGCCTCTGCGCGCCGTCTTGGCGATGCACGTCGAGCAAATCGCCGAACATGGAGGCAGCAGCGGCACCCGCGATCAGGGGCTGCTGGAGTCGGCCCTCGCGCGTCCACAGCACCTCGCGACCTACGGCGGGCCCGACGCCGCGGATTTGGCGGCGGCTTACGCGTTCGGCATTGCGCGAAATCATCCTTTCGTCGACGGCAATAAACGTACTGCGTTCACAGCGGCCTACGCTTTCCTCGCCCACAACGGCTTCGATCTCAACGCAACAGAAGTCGATGCCGCACTGGTCTTCACGGAGTTGGCGGCTGGGCGCCTGGACGAGCCCACGCTCGCGGCGTGGTACCGCAGGCACTTGGCGGAAGGCTGA